ATAATCATCGGCCGAGGGAAATAAATCCTTGAAATGAAAGAGCAAATCGGGTGGTAAGACCAAATAGCCCTTCTGAAATTGCTGTAAATAATTCATAGTTCCTCTTTATAGACTAGCTGATAAGGCGGATTGCTCAAAAATTTGCCAATCATACGGCGTTTCTTGATAGACAGCGTAGTTAATCCAGTTAGTAAAAAACTGGGCTGCTGGAAGATTCCATGATAGGGCTGGACGTGAATTCGGATCATCCTGTTTAAAATAATGTTCTGGAAGGTCTGGTTGTAAACCAGCTAAACAATCTCTTTCGTATTCTTTTGCAAGGGTATCACGGTCATACTCCAAATGCCCAAAGCTATACACCTCACGTAAGTCACTACTTGCAACAATAGAGACACCGACCTCTTCTCCTCTTGCCAAGACATGTAAATTGTCTAATCGAGCCAAATCTTCTGCTTTCACATCTGTATGGCGAGAATGAGGCGAGCGGAACTCATCATCAAAGCCTCTCATCAAGGGATTGCGATCAGCCACTACTTCCTGGCAATAGACGCCTGATAATTTCTTAGGCAGGCTATGCTTTTTAATCCCATAGCGAGCATAAAGACCTGCTTGGGCACCCCAGCAAATATGTAGGGTAGAGTAGACATGCTGCTTTGCCCAATGGAAAACCTCTACCAATTCCTCCCAGTAGTCCACTTCTTCAAATGCCAAATTTTCAACAGGAGCACCCGTCACAATCAAGCCATCAAAATAACGGTCTTTAACTTCAGCAAACGTATGATAGAACTCTTCCATATGAGCTGCTTGAGTTGTCTTTGACTCATGGCTTTTCATATAGAGAAAGTCAATTTCT
Above is a window of Streptococcus sp. zg-86 DNA encoding:
- the metA gene encoding homoserine O-acetyltransferase MetA translates to MPITLKKSLPAVEQLKAENIFVMDDDRAMHQDIRPLKILILNLMPQKIVTETQLLRLLANTPLQLEIDFLYMKSHESKTTQAAHMEEFYHTFAEVKDRYFDGLIVTGAPVENLAFEEVDYWEELVEVFHWAKQHVYSTLHICWGAQAGLYARYGIKKHSLPKKLSGVYCQEVVADRNPLMRGFDDEFRSPHSRHTDVKAEDLARLDNLHVLARGEEVGVSIVASSDLREVYSFGHLEYDRDTLAKEYERDCLAGLQPDLPEHYFKQDDPNSRPALSWNLPAAQFFTNWINYAVYQETPYDWQIFEQSALSASL